From Musa acuminata AAA Group cultivar baxijiao chromosome BXJ3-8, Cavendish_Baxijiao_AAA, whole genome shotgun sequence, one genomic window encodes:
- the LOC135644539 gene encoding ATP-citrate synthase alpha chain protein 2-like yields MARKKIREYDSKRLLKEHLKRLAGTDLQIRSAQVTESTDFNELVNKEPWISSTKLVVKPDMLFGKRGKSGLVALNLDLAQAAQFVKERLGTEVEMGGCKAPITTFIIEPFIPHDQEYYLSIVSERLGCTISFSECGGIEIEENWDKVKTVYLPTEKSMASEACAPLIVTLPLEVRGKIGDFIKGVLTVFQDLDFSFIEMNPFTLVNGEPYPLDMRGELDDTAAFKNFKKWGSIEFPLPFGRVLSSTEKFVHELDEKTSASLKFTVLNPKGRIWTMVAGGGASVIYADTVGDLGYASELGNYAEYSGAPNEEEVLKYARVVLDCATADPDGRKRALLIGGGIANFTDVAATFNGIIKALKEKESKLKAARMHIYVRRGGPNYQTGLAKMRKLGEELGIPLEVYGPEATMTGICKQAIDCVMSAA; encoded by the exons ATGGCTAGGAAGAAGATCCGGGAGTACGATTCCAAGCGCCTCCTTAAGGAGCACCTCAAGCGGCTCGCCGGCACCGATCTCCAGATCCGCTCCGCGCAG GTGACAGAATCGACGGACTTCAATGAGTTAGTCAACAAAGAACCATGGATTTCGTCCACGAAATTGGTCGTGAAGCCCGACATGCTGTTTGGGAAGCGTGGGAAGAGCGGTCTGGTGGCTCTCAACTTGGATCTGGCTCAGGCCGCGCAGTTTGTGAAGGAACGTCTGGGAACGGAG GTTGAGATGGGAGGGTGCAAGGCTCCGATTACCACATTCATAATTGAGCCATTCATTCCCCATGATCAAGAGTACTACCTCTCGATCGTTTCCGAGAGGCTTGGTTGCACCATTAGCTTCTCCGAGTGTGGTGGCATTGAAATCGAGGAGAACTGGGACAAGGTTAAGACGGTTTACCTTCCCACGGAGAAGTCGATGGCATCCGAGGCATGTGCTCCGTTGATCGTAACCCTTCCCTTGGAG GTTCGAGGGAAAATAGGGGACTTCATAAAGGGAGTTCTCACTGTGTTCCAAG ACTTGGATTTCAGTTTCATAGAAATGAACCCATTCACTTTGGTAAATGGTGAACCATACCCACTAGATATGCGAGGAGAACTGGATGACACAGCTGCTTTCAAAAACTTCAAGAA GTGGGGTAGCATAGAATTTCCACTTCCCTTTGGTAGAGTCCTGAGCTCCACAGAAaaatttgttcatgaacttgatgAAAAG ACTAGTGCCTCCCTGAAGTTCACTGTTTTAAACCCCAAAGGACGCATATGGACAATGGTGGCTGGTGGTGGTGCTAGTGTCATTTATGCTGATACA GTTGGAGATTTAGGTTATGCATCTGAACTTGGAAACTACGCGGAATACAGTGGTGCTCCAAATGAGGAGGAGGTCCTTAAGTATGCTCGAGTCGTCCTTGAT TGTGCAACTGCAGATCCTGATGGTCGTAAGAGAGCTCTTCTCATTGGAGGGGGTATAGCAAACTTTACTGATGTTGCTGCCACATTCAATGGTATCATCAAGGCCCTGAAAGAGAAG GAGTCAAAGCTAAAGGCTGCAAGGATGCACATTTATGTTAGAAGAGGTGGTCCAAACTATCAAACTGGCCTGGCCAAAATGAGGAAACTGGGTGAGGAACTTGGCATTCCTCTCGAG GTTTATGGGCCAGAGGCCACAATGACCGGAATTTGCAAGCAAGCTATCGA
- the LOC135644128 gene encoding polygalacturonase At1g48100-like — protein sequence MAIGHLSLSMSITVAVLLLGLPNSDGRSHYHKHKNSHKDHGGNQISVPPETAPAEPPGSSNDGGDNSSSEPCVFDVRSFGALGDGSSDDTQAFRAAWKAACAAESSVLLVPSDGVFMITSTIFSGPCKPGFVLQIDGVLMPPDGPDCWPASDSKKQWLVFYRVDGMTLKGEGTIEGNGEEWWNLPCKPHRGPKGSTLPGPCDSPALIRFFMSYNLTVRGLRVENSPQFHVKFDGCEGVHIEDLSIRSPALSPNTDGIHIENTKSVAIYNSVISNGDDCISIGPGCSNVDIANVTCGPSHGISIGSLGVHNSQACVSNITVRNARIRNSDNGVRIKTWQGGTGSVSGISFDNIYMENVRNCIIIDQYYCLTKQCLNQTSAVWVTDVAYANIKGTYDVRSPPIHFACSDAVACTNITLSEVELLPYEGVLVDDPFCWNAYGIMQTLTIPPMSCLQEGQPQSLQENPVLGC from the exons ATGGCAATTGGTCATCTATCATTGTCCATGTCGATCACAGTCGCAGTTCTTCTTCTAGGCCTTCCGAACTCTGATGGAAGGTCACATTACCACAAGCACAAGAACAGTCACAAGGACCATGGGGGGAACCAGATCTCTGTGCCACCAGAGACCGCCCCTGCCGAACCACCAGGCAGTAGCAACGACGGCGGCGATAATTCGAGCTCAGAACCATGTGTCTTCGACGTGAGATCGTTCGGAGCACTTGGGGACGGATCCAGCGACGACACCCAAGCCTTCCGGGCTGCATGGAAGGCCGCGTGTGCGGCGGAGTCTAGTGTGCTCCTGGTGCCATCGGATGGTGTGTTCATGATCACCTCCACCATTTTCTCGGGCCCATGCAAGCCTGGCTTCGTTCTCCAA ATTGATGGAGTGCTGATGCCCCCAGACGGACCCGACTGCTGGCCGGCATCGGACAGCAAGAAGCAGTGGCTAGTCTTCTATAGAGTCGACGGCATGACTCTGAAGGGAGAAGGAACCATCGAAGGGAACGGCGAGGAATGGTGGAATCTCCCCTGCAAACCTCACCGA GGACCCAAAGGAAGCACATTGCCCGGACCTTGCGACAGTCCTGCG TTAATCCGGTTCTTCATGAGCTACAATCTGACCGTGAGAGGCCTGCGCGTCGAGAACAGCCCTCAGTTCCATGTCAAGTTCGACGGCTGCGAAGGGGTACACATCGAGGACCTCTCCATCAGGTCCCCTGCTCTGAGTCCCAACACCGACGGCATCCATATCGAGAACACCAAGTCCGTCGCCATCTACAATTCCGTGATAAGCAATG GCGACGACTGCATCTCCATTGGTCCGGGCTGTTCCAACGTCGACATAGCCAATGTTACTTGCGGGCCAAGCCATGGCATCAG CATCGGGAGCCTCGGCGTGCACAATTCCCAGGCATGCGTGTCGAACATTACGGTGAGGAACGCGAGGATTAGGAACTCGGACAATGGGGTGCGGATCAAGACATGGCAGGGGGGGACGGGATCGGTGTCCGGCATCAGCTTCGACAACATCTACATGGAGAACGTGAGGAACTGCATCATCATCGACCAGTACTACTGCCTGACGAAGCAGTGCCTGAACCAGACGTCCGCGGTGTGGGTGACCGACGTCGCCTACGCCAACATCAAGGGGACGTACGACGTGCGGAGCCCGCCGATACACTTCGCCTGCAGCGACGCCGTCGCCTGCACCAACATCACCTTGTCCGAGGTGGAGCTCCTGCCCTACGAGGGGGTGCTGGTGGACGACCCATTCTGCTGGAACGCGTACGGGATCATGCAAACGCTCACCATTCCTCCCATGTCCTGCTTGCAGGAGGGGCAGCCACAGTCGCTGCAGGAGAACCCGGTCTTGGGTTGCTGA
- the LOC103993705 gene encoding uncharacterized protein LOC103993705, with protein MPSIQTALPPELADNVIRLYRECLRRAKYIGHQQHNTKLVVGMVRQQFRKHMHETDPEKIQKLKDDAARGLINHMLYEAEKMTGRKLAGSK; from the exons ATGCCGTCGATTCAGACTGCACTGCCTCCCGAGCTTGCTGACAACGTGATCAGG TTGTATCGAGAATGCCTGCGGAGGGCGAAATATATTGGCCATCAG CAACACAACACTAAGCTTGTTGTTGGAATGGTGAGGCAGCAATTTAGGAAACACATGCACGAAACTGATCCTGAAAAAATACAGAAGCTGAAGGATGA CGCTGCTAGGGGCCTTATCAATCACATGCTCTATGAGGCAGAAAAGATGACAGGTCGTAAGTTGGCTGGTTCCAAATGA
- the LOC135646169 gene encoding GDSL esterase/lipase At1g09390-like yields the protein MGGAAGRPPLTGLLPLTLLLLLPALPMESAHESHLRRRPVIFNFGDSNSDTGGLAAGLGLLLAQQEGRAFFHRPSGRLCDGRLVIDFLCESLHSSYLSPYMESLGSDFRNGANFAVIGSCTRPPNVPFSLAVQVQQFLRFKLRSLELVAQGAKGLTDGEGFQNALYAIDIGQNDLAAAFSANLTYAKVIRKIPSVIHEIKKAIKNLYDNGGKNFWVHNTGPLGCLPQKLALPRKNDSRLDPYGCLIPFNNAAKEFNAQLSALCDELNSKLKNATIVYTDIYSIKYDLIANFTKYGFETALMACCGYGGPPYNFNQTMECGSFGSQVCPLGSKYISWDGVHYTEAANAIVASKILTTKYSKPNLAFDYFCTA from the exons ATGGGCGGTGCCGCGGGTCGACCTCCTCTTACCGGCCTTTTGCCGCTGacactgttgctgctgctgccggcATTGCCGATGGAGTCTGCCCACGAATCGCACCTGCGCAGGCGCCCCGTAATCTTCAACTTCGGCGACTCCAACTCCGACACTGGGGGCCTCGCCGCCGGCCTCGGCTTACTCCTCGCGCAGCAGGAGGGTCGCGCCTTCTTCCACCGCCCCTCCGGCCGCCTCTGCGACGGTCGCCTCGTCATCGATTTCCTGT GCGAGAGCTTGCACTCCAGCTATCTGAGCCCGTACATGGAATCGCTGGGGTCGGACTTCAGGAACGGAGCCAACTTTGCGGTGATCGGCTCCTGTACGCGGCCACCCAATGTGCCCTTCTCCTTGGCCGTCCAAGTGCAGCAGTTCCTCCGTTTCAAGTTGCGATCTTTGGAGCTCGTTGCTCAAG GTGCAAAGGGCCTCACTGATGGAGAGGGATTCCAGAATGCGTTGTATGCTATCGACATAGGGCAGAACGATCTGGCAGCAGCCTTCTCTGCAAATTTAACCTACGCTAAGGTTATCCGCAAAATTCCATCCGTCATCCATGAGATAAAGAAAGCTATCAAG AATTTATATGATAATGGAGGAAAAAACTTTTGGGTACACAACACTGGCCCCTTAGGATGTTTACCTCAAAAGCTTGCTCTGCCACGCAAAAATGACAGCCGTCTTGATCCATATGGATGTCTGATTCCCTTCAACAATGCTGCCAAGGAATTCAATGCCCAATTGAGTGCACTTTGTGATGAACTGAATTCAAAGTTGAAGAATGCCACCATTGTTTATACTGATATCTATTCTATCAAATATGACCTCATTGCTAATTTCACCAAATACG GCTTTGAGACTGCATTGATGGCATGTTGCGGCTATGGTGGACCTCCATACAACTTCAATCAGACAATGGAGTGTGGTTCTTTCGGCTCCCAAGTTTGCCCTCTTGGTTCCAAGTATATTAGTTGGGATGGAGTTCATTACACAGAGGCTGCCAATGCCATAGTGGCTTCCAAAATACTCACAACAAAGTATTCAAAACCCAATCTTGCCTTTGATTACTTCTGCACTGCTTGA
- the LOC135646117 gene encoding chloroplast stem-loop binding protein of 41 kDa b, chloroplastic-like, which yields MARLVAMQPRQASPWASSSSPLLPSSLSEFSGAALSISLQKRRRTWQPKGALQVTASGAKKILIMGGTRFIGVFLSRLLVKEGHQVTLFTRGKAPITQQLPGESDQDYEDFKSKILHLKGDRKDFEFVKTSLAAKGFDVIYDINGREAVEVEPILDALPKLEQFIYCSSAGVYLKSDLLPHFETDAVDPKSRHKGKLETESLLDSRGVNWTSIRPVYIYGPLNYNPVEEWFFHRLKAGRPIPVPNSGVQITQLGHVKDLARAFVTVLGNSKASKQVYNISGSKYVTFDGLARACAKGAGFPEPEIVHYNPKEFDFGKKKAFPFRDQHFFASIEKAQRELGWAPEFGLVEGLADSYNLDFGRGTFRKPADFTTDDMILGKSLVLQS from the exons ATGGCTAGGCTGGTGGCGATGCAACCAAGGCAGGCCTCTCCTTGGGCCTCCTCATCCTCCCCGCTCCTTCCCTCGTCTCTGTCTGAGTTCAGCGGGGCGGCCCTCAGTATCTCACTCCAA aaaaggaggagaacatgGCAGCCAAAGGGTGCTCTGCAGGTCACTGCATCAGGTGCCAAGAAGATCCTCATCATGGGAGGCACCAGATTCATTGGTGTGTTCTTGTCCAGACTCCTTGTAAAAGAGGGCCACCAG GTGACGTTGTTTACTCGGGGGAAGGCACCCATCACCCAGCAGCTGCCTGGTGAGTCTGATCAGGACTATGAGGATTTCAAATCCAAG ATCTTGCATCTGAAAGGGGACAGAAAGGACTTTGAATTCGTGAAGACGAGCCTTGCAGCTAAGGGCTTTGATGTCATTTATGACATTAATG GTCGTGAAGCTGTCGAGGTTGAGCCTATATTGGATGCACTGCCAAAACTAGAGCA GTTCATATATTGCTCATCTGCTGGAGTTTATCTTAAATCTGATTTGTTGCCACATTTTGAG ACTGATGCAGTTGACCCAAAGAGCAGGCACAAAGGGAAGCTTGAAACAGAGAGTTTGCTGGATTCCAGGGGTGTAAACTGGACTTCTATACGGCCAGTCTACATATATGGACCCTTGAATTACAACCCCGTGGAAGAATGGTTCTTCCATCGTTTGAAGGCTGGAAGGCCAATTCCAGTCCCCAATTCTGGGGTTCAAATCACCCAGCTTGGACATGTTAAG GATCTGGCACGGGCATTTGTCACGGTTCTCGGCAATTcaaaagcaagcaagcaagtctaCAACATCTCAGGATCTAAATATGTAACCTTTGATGGGTTAGCAAGGGCATGTGCTAAG GGTGCTGGGTTTCCCGAGCCGGAGATTGTTCACTATAACCCCAAGGAATTTGATTTTGGAAAAAAGAAAGCTTTTCCATTTCGCGATCAG CATTTCTTTGCATCAATTGAGAAGGCACAAAGAGAACTCGGGTGGGCACCGGAGTTTGGCTTGGTAGAGGGTCTTGCAGATTCATACAACCTGGACTTTGGTCGAGGGACTTTTCGGAAACCTGCGGACTTCACCACCGACGACATGATTCTTGGCAAGTCACTCGTCCTGCAAAGCTGA